A region of the Elusimicrobiota bacterium genome:
TCCTCCGCAGCCCGGACGTCCGCAGGAGCAGGTGCCCGACCGTCTCCGCGGCGAAGACCAAGCCGGCCGGCACGAAGATGTTGACCAGCAGGAGCATGAACAGCAGCAGAGGATAGCCGGGGATGTTGGGGTTGATGAGCGCGACCAGGAAGGCGAAGAGGGTGAAGAGCTTGGCGTCGCCGGCGGGCCAGATGGCCAGGCGCCACATGGTGAAGGCGGCCGTGAAGCTCAGGGCCATGTGGATGAGCATCTTGGAATAATAGCGCCAGGGCATGTAATGCTCCCCGATGCGCCCCAGGCGGACGCCCTGGTGGCCCAGGATGGAGTTCCAGAGCAAGAAGGCCAGCCCGGCCGCGCCGGCGAGCAGCCCCAGGACGATCCAGCTGTTGCGGACCCGGCGCTGCGACCAGTCCTCGTAGGAGACCACCAGGCCCAAGGCCAGGAAAAGGTAGTAGTAGAACTCCGCGATCACGAGTCCTCCCGGACCCGGCGCGCGACCCAAGCCGGGTCCGTGAAGACGGGGCAGAGTTCCGCCTCCGAGTAGTAGACGCCGAGCTGATAGAGCCCCGCGCAGAGGGCCTGGAGCCGGCACTGCGGGCAGCGCTCGCCTTTCTTGTAGGTCCAGGCGCTGCGGTCCTGGACGCGCAGGCCCTTCTCGTCCAGGAAATAGATCCGGCGGCCCTCGTTCTTGACGAGCTTGCGCGTCTCGGTGGAGCGGTAGGGGAACTCGGACATGAAGCACAAGGGGACCCGCTCCACCCGGAAGGACCGCCCGGTGGCGGCGAGCCAGGTCATGGCCTTGTGCAGTTCGACCTCGAAGTCCCGCAGACGGGGCACGAGCTCGTCCTTGGCCGCGCTCTCGTTCATCAGGGGGTCGAGATTATTCCAGACGAAGTGCCGCACCTGCGGGGCCTGTTCGACGACCCAGCGCACCAGCTCGCTCAGATGCCCGGCGTTGGCCTTGCTGATCACCGTGTTGATGTCCACGCGGATGCCGAGCTTGCCGGCATGACGCAGGGAGCGCCGGATGTTCTCAAAAGAGTCGGGGTTGGAGGAGAGCCGGGCCTGCACCTCGGGACGGCAGGAGTAGATCGAGATGTGCATGTGCGCCAGCCCCGCGCGCGCCAAAGAGCGGAGGTAGCGCGGGTCAGCGGTCTTCTGCCCGTTGGTGATCA
Encoded here:
- a CDS encoding radical SAM protein, which produces MAELAYLQVSRVCNQKCLFCSNPANGRVISWKEAATWIDSFAKDGASGVILTGGEPTMFPQLPRLVAYAVERRLIPRLITNGQKTADPRYLRSLARAGLAHMHISIYSCRPEVQARLSSNPDSFENIRRSLRHAGKLGIRVDINTVISKANAGHLSELVRWVVEQAPQVRHFVWNNLDPLMNESAAKDELVPRLRDFEVELHKAMTWLAATGRSFRVERVPLCFMSEFPYRSTETRKLVKNEGRRIYFLDEKGLRVQDRSAWTYKKGERCPQCRLQALCAGLYQLGVYYSEAELCPVFTDPAWVARRVREDS